Proteins from a single region of Catharus ustulatus isolate bCatUst1 chromosome 22, bCatUst1.pri.v2, whole genome shotgun sequence:
- the CORO6 gene encoding coronin-6 isoform X3, translating to MSRRVVRQSKFRHVFGQPVKADQMYEDIRVSKVTCDSSFCAVNPKFVAIIVESGGGGAFIVLPLAKTGRVDKNHPLVTGHTAPVLDIDWCPHNDNVIASASEDTTVMVWQIPDYVPVRNITEPVVTLEGHSKRVSIISWHPTARNVLLSAGCDNLVILWNVGTGEMLLALDDMHTDLIYNVGWNRNGSLLVTTCKDKKVRVIDPRKQQIIAEKTKPHDGTRPIRAIFVADGKIFTTGFSRMSERQLGLWDLERFAPHEGLRPVRAIFTREGHIFTTGFTRMSQRELGLWDPKNFEEPIALQEMDTSNGVLLPFYDADSSIVYLCGKGDSSIRYFEITDEAPYVHYLNTYSSKEPQRGMGFMPKRGLDVSKCEIARFFKLHERKCEPIVMTVPRKSDLFQDDLYPDTPGPEPALEADEWLSGKDAEPILISLRDGYVPIKNRELKVVKKNILDSKPPPGPRRSHSTCDSDFSQPALEEVLEEIRALKEMVQAQEKRICDLENKLCQFTNGTD from the exons aTGAGCCGCCGCGTGGTGCGCCAGAGCAAGTTCCGGCACGTGTTCGGGCAGCCGGTGAAGGCAGACCAGATGTACGAGGACATCCGTGTGTCCAAGGTGACATGTGACAGCTCCTTCTGCGCCGTCAACCCCAAGTTTGTGGCCATCATTGTGGAGTCTGGTGGTGGCGGGGCCTTCATTGTCCTGCCCCTTGCCAAG ACAGGACGGGTGGACAAGAACCACCCGCTGGTCACGGGGCACACGGCGCCCGTGCTGGACATCGACTGGTGTCCCCACAACGACAACGTCATCGCCAGCGCCTCGGAGGACACCACCGTCATG GTGTGGCAGATCCCCGACTATGTCCCCGTGCGCAACATCACGGAGCCCGTGGTGACACTGGAGGGACACTCCAAGCGGGTGAGCATCATCTCCTGGCACCCCACGGCCCGCAACGTCCTGCTCAGCGCAG gctgtgacAACCTGGTGATCCTCTGGAATGTGGGGACTGGGGAGATGCTACTGGCTCTGGATGACATGCACACCGACCTCATCTACAACGTGGGCTGGAACCGCAACGGCAGCCTCCTCGTCACCACCTGCAAGGACAAGAAGGTCCGTGTCATCGACCCCCGCAAGCAGCAGATCATAGCG GAGAAAACCAAACCGCACGACGGCACCCGCCCCATCCGCGCCATCTTCGTGGCCGATGGCAAGATCTTCACCACGGGCTTCAGCAGGATGAGCGAGCGGCAGCTGGGCCTCTGGGACCTG gaGAGGTTTGCCCCCCACGAAGGGCTGAGGCCCGTGCGGGCCATCTTCACACGGGAAGGACACATCTTTACCACGGGCTTTACCAGAATGAGCCAGCGGGAGCTGGGCTTGTGGGACCCG AAAAACTTTGAGGAGCCCATTGCCCTGCAAGAGATGGACACGAGCAATGGGGTCCTGCTGCCTTTCTACGACGCCGATTCCAGCATCGTCTACCTCTGCGGGAAG ggtgacagcagcatcCGGTACTTTGAGATCACGGACGAGGCGCCCTACGTGCACTACCTGAACACCTACAGCAGCAAGGAGCCCCAGCGGGGCATGGGCTTCATGCCCAAGCGTGGGCTGGATGTCAGCAAGTGTGAGATCGCCAG GTTCTTCAAGCTGCACGAGCGCAAGTGCGAGCCCATTGTCATGACGGTGCCACGCAAG TCAGACCTCTTCCAGGATGACCTTTACCCCGACACGCCAGGCCCCGAGCCGGCCCTGGAGGCTGATGAGTGGCTGTCGGGGAAGGACGCAGAGCCCATCCTCATCTCGCTGCGGGATGGGTACGTCCCCATCAAGAACCGGGAGCTGAAGGTGGTCAAGAAGAACATCCTGGACAGCAAACCCCCACCAGGCCCCCGACGCAGCCACTCCACCTGCGACTCTGACTTCTCT cagccagccttggaggaggtgctggaggagatCCGTGCCCTGAAGGAGATGGTCCAAGCGCAGGAGAAACGCATCTGCGACCTGGAGAACAAACTCTGCCAGTTCACCAACGGCACGGACTAG
- the CORO6 gene encoding coronin-6 isoform X1 produces MSRRVVRQSKFRHVFGQPVKADQMYEDIRVSKVTCDSSFCAVNPKFVAIIVESGGGGAFIVLPLAKTGRVDKNHPLVTGHTAPVLDIDWCPHNDNVIASASEDTTVMVWQIPDYVPVRNITEPVVTLEGHSKRVSIISWHPTARNVLLSAGCDNLVILWNVGTGEMLLALDDMHTDLIYNVGWNRNGSLLVTTCKDKKVRVIDPRKQQIIAEKTKPHDGTRPIRAIFVADGKIFTTGFSRMSERQLGLWDLKNFEEPIALQEMDTSNGVLLPFYDADSSIVYLCGKGDSSIRYFEITDEAPYVHYLNTYSSKEPQRGMGFMPKRGLDVSKCEIARFFKLHERKCEPIVMTVPRKSDLFQDDLYPDTPGPEPALEADEWLSGKDAEPILISLRDGYVPIKNRELKVVKKNILDSKPPPGPRRSHSTCDSDFSQPALEEVLEEIRALKEMVQAQEKRICDLENKLCQFTNGTD; encoded by the exons aTGAGCCGCCGCGTGGTGCGCCAGAGCAAGTTCCGGCACGTGTTCGGGCAGCCGGTGAAGGCAGACCAGATGTACGAGGACATCCGTGTGTCCAAGGTGACATGTGACAGCTCCTTCTGCGCCGTCAACCCCAAGTTTGTGGCCATCATTGTGGAGTCTGGTGGTGGCGGGGCCTTCATTGTCCTGCCCCTTGCCAAG ACAGGACGGGTGGACAAGAACCACCCGCTGGTCACGGGGCACACGGCGCCCGTGCTGGACATCGACTGGTGTCCCCACAACGACAACGTCATCGCCAGCGCCTCGGAGGACACCACCGTCATG GTGTGGCAGATCCCCGACTATGTCCCCGTGCGCAACATCACGGAGCCCGTGGTGACACTGGAGGGACACTCCAAGCGGGTGAGCATCATCTCCTGGCACCCCACGGCCCGCAACGTCCTGCTCAGCGCAG gctgtgacAACCTGGTGATCCTCTGGAATGTGGGGACTGGGGAGATGCTACTGGCTCTGGATGACATGCACACCGACCTCATCTACAACGTGGGCTGGAACCGCAACGGCAGCCTCCTCGTCACCACCTGCAAGGACAAGAAGGTCCGTGTCATCGACCCCCGCAAGCAGCAGATCATAGCG GAGAAAACCAAACCGCACGACGGCACCCGCCCCATCCGCGCCATCTTCGTGGCCGATGGCAAGATCTTCACCACGGGCTTCAGCAGGATGAGCGAGCGGCAGCTGGGCCTCTGGGACCTG AAAAACTTTGAGGAGCCCATTGCCCTGCAAGAGATGGACACGAGCAATGGGGTCCTGCTGCCTTTCTACGACGCCGATTCCAGCATCGTCTACCTCTGCGGGAAG ggtgacagcagcatcCGGTACTTTGAGATCACGGACGAGGCGCCCTACGTGCACTACCTGAACACCTACAGCAGCAAGGAGCCCCAGCGGGGCATGGGCTTCATGCCCAAGCGTGGGCTGGATGTCAGCAAGTGTGAGATCGCCAG GTTCTTCAAGCTGCACGAGCGCAAGTGCGAGCCCATTGTCATGACGGTGCCACGCAAG TCAGACCTCTTCCAGGATGACCTTTACCCCGACACGCCAGGCCCCGAGCCGGCCCTGGAGGCTGATGAGTGGCTGTCGGGGAAGGACGCAGAGCCCATCCTCATCTCGCTGCGGGATGGGTACGTCCCCATCAAGAACCGGGAGCTGAAGGTGGTCAAGAAGAACATCCTGGACAGCAAACCCCCACCAGGCCCCCGACGCAGCCACTCCACCTGCGACTCTGACTTCTCT cagccagccttggaggaggtgctggaggagatCCGTGCCCTGAAGGAGATGGTCCAAGCGCAGGAGAAACGCATCTGCGACCTGGAGAACAAACTCTGCCAGTTCACCAACGGCACGGACTAG
- the ANKRD13B gene encoding ankyrin repeat domain-containing protein 13B isoform X2, translating into MLASCSGRKGPEGRYPLHYLVWHNRARDLDRELSAKQADIEQLDPRGRTPLHLATTLGHLECARVLLKHGADVGKENRSGWTVLQEAVSTRDLELVQLVLRYRDYQRAIKRLAGIPVLLEKLRKAQDFYVEMKWEFTSWVPLVSKICPSDTYKVWKSGQNLRVDTTLLGFDHMTWQRGNRSFVFRGQDSSAVVMEIDHDRRVVYSETLALAGHDQEVLLAAVQPTEEQVMGRLTAPVVTTQLDTKNIAFERNKSGILGWRSEKTEMVNGYEAKVYGASNVELITRTRTEHLSDQHKGKSKGCKTPLQSFLGIAEQHVGPNNGTLITQTLSHANPTAITPEEYFNPNFELGNRDMGRPMELTTKTQKFKAKLWLCEDHPLSLCEQVAPIIDLMAISNALFAKLRDFITLRLPPGFPVKIEIPIFHILNARITFGNLNGCDEPVSSLRHSPSSEAPSPSSDSSSVSSSSSLTSCRACEMDPALFEVPRGYSVVGTHQDALREDEDDLLQFAIQQSLLEAGSEYDQVTIWEALTNSKPGTHPMSHEGRRGDRTPQHTASPRPPVAPAPGGGRGPSALFPSYAEQLRLAMALSAREQEEAERRTRQEEEDLQRILQLSLTEK; encoded by the exons ATGCTCGCGTCTTGCTCGGGCAGGAAGGGGCCGGAGGGCAGGTACCCGCTGCACTACCTCGTCTGGCACAACCGCGCCCGTGACCTGGACCGGGAGCTCAGCGCCAAGCAG GCCGACATCGAGCAGCTGGACCCCCGAGGACGCACTCCCCTGCACCTGGCCACCACGCTGGGCCACCTCGAGTGTGCCAGGGTGCTGCTGAAGCATGGCGCTGACGTGGGCAAGGAGAACCGCAGCGGATGGACAG TCCTGCAGGAGGCTGTGAGCACCCGTGACCTGGAGCTGGTGCAGCTGGTGCTGCGCTACCGCGACTACCAGAGAGCCATCAAGCGCCTGGCCGGGATCCCCgtgctgctggagaagctgcGCAAG GCCCAGGACTTCTACGTGGAGATGAAGTGGGAGTTCACCAGCTGGG TGCCCCTGGTGTCCAAGATTTGCCCCAGCGACACCTACAAGGTGTGGAAGAGTGGCCAGAACCTGCGGGTGGACACCACACTGCTGGGCTTTGACCATATGACCTGGCAGCGGGGCAACCGCAGCTTTGTCTTCCGGGGACAAG acagcagtgcGGTGGTGATGGAGATTGACCACGACAGGCGGGTGGTGTACTCAGAGACGCTGGCCCTGGCTGGCCACGaccaggaggtgctgctggctgctgtgcagccCACCGAGGAGCAGGTGATGGGGCGGCTGACGGCCCCCGTCGTCACCACCCAGCTCGACACCAAGAACATCGCCTTCGAGAG GAACAAATCCGGGATCCTGGGATGGAGGAGCGAGAAGACGGAAATGGTGAATGGGTATGAGGCCAAG GTCTATGGTGCTTCTAACGTGGAGCTGATCACACGGACACGGACCGAGCACCTCTCAGACCAGCACAAGGGCAAGAGCAAAG gcTGTAAGACCCCCCTGCAATCCTTCCTGGGCATCGCTGAGCAGCACGTGGGGCCCAACAATGGG ACGCTGATCACGCAGACACTGAGCCACGCCAACCCCACTGCCATCACCCCTGAGGAGTACTTCAACCCCAACTTCGAGCTGGGCAACCGGGACATGGGACGGCCCATGGAGCTGACCACCAAGACACAGAA GTTCAAGGcgaagctgtggctgtgtgaggaccaccccctgtccctctgcgAGCAGGTTGCCCCCATCATCGACCTCATGGCAATAAGCAACGCGCTCTTCGCCAAGCTGCGGGACTTCATCACCCTGCGCCTCCCGCCCGGCTTCCCCGTCAAGATTG aaatccctATCTTCCATATCCTCAATGCCCGAATAACCTTCGGGAACCTCAATGGGTGTGACGAGCCAGTCAGCTCCCTgcggcacagccccagcagcgaGGCCCCCTCACCCAGCAGCGACTCCTCCAGcgtcagcagctccagctccctca CCTCGTGCCGGGCGTGTGAGATGGACCCGGCGCTGTTCGAGGTGCCCCGGGGGTACAGCGTGGTGGGCACCCACCAGGACGCCCtgagggaggatgaggatgacCTGCTGCAGTTTGCCatccagcagagcctgctggaaGCGGGCAGTGAGTATGACCAG GTGACCATTTGGGAAGCGCTGACCAACAGCAAGCCGGGCACCCACCCCATGTCGCACGAGGGCCGCCGGGGAGACAG GACTCCCCAGCACACGGCATCCCCGCGTCCCCCCGTGGCCCCGGCGCCGGGGGGTGGCCGGGGGCCCAGCGCGCTGTTCCCCAGCTACGCCGAGCAGCTGCGCCTGGCCATGGCGCTGTCAGCACGGGAGCAGGAGGAAGCGGAGCGCCGGACAcgccaggaggaggaggatctGCAGCGGATCCTGCAGCTCTCGCTGACGGAGAAGTGA
- the CORO6 gene encoding coronin-6 isoform X2: MSRRVVRQSKFRHVFGQPVKADQMYEDIRVSKVTCDSSFCAVNPKFVAIIVESGGGGAFIVLPLAKTGRVDKNHPLVTGHTAPVLDIDWCPHNDNVIASASEDTTVMVWQIPDYVPVRNITEPVVTLEGHSKRVSIISWHPTARNVLLSAGCDNLVILWNVGTGEMLLALDDMHTDLIYNVGWNRNGSLLVTTCKDKKVRVIDPRKQQIIAEKTKPHDGTRPIRAIFVADGKIFTTGFSRMSERQLGLWDLKNFEEPIALQEMDTSNGVLLPFYDADSSIVYLCGKGDSSIRYFEITDEAPYVHYLNTYSSKEPQRGMGFMPKRGLDVSKCEIARFFKLHERKCEPIVMTVPRKSDLFQDDLYPDTPGPEPALEADEWLSGKDAEPILISLRDGYVPIKNRELKVVKKNILDSKPPPGPRRSHSTCDSDFSPALEEVLEEIRALKEMVQAQEKRICDLENKLCQFTNGTD; the protein is encoded by the exons aTGAGCCGCCGCGTGGTGCGCCAGAGCAAGTTCCGGCACGTGTTCGGGCAGCCGGTGAAGGCAGACCAGATGTACGAGGACATCCGTGTGTCCAAGGTGACATGTGACAGCTCCTTCTGCGCCGTCAACCCCAAGTTTGTGGCCATCATTGTGGAGTCTGGTGGTGGCGGGGCCTTCATTGTCCTGCCCCTTGCCAAG ACAGGACGGGTGGACAAGAACCACCCGCTGGTCACGGGGCACACGGCGCCCGTGCTGGACATCGACTGGTGTCCCCACAACGACAACGTCATCGCCAGCGCCTCGGAGGACACCACCGTCATG GTGTGGCAGATCCCCGACTATGTCCCCGTGCGCAACATCACGGAGCCCGTGGTGACACTGGAGGGACACTCCAAGCGGGTGAGCATCATCTCCTGGCACCCCACGGCCCGCAACGTCCTGCTCAGCGCAG gctgtgacAACCTGGTGATCCTCTGGAATGTGGGGACTGGGGAGATGCTACTGGCTCTGGATGACATGCACACCGACCTCATCTACAACGTGGGCTGGAACCGCAACGGCAGCCTCCTCGTCACCACCTGCAAGGACAAGAAGGTCCGTGTCATCGACCCCCGCAAGCAGCAGATCATAGCG GAGAAAACCAAACCGCACGACGGCACCCGCCCCATCCGCGCCATCTTCGTGGCCGATGGCAAGATCTTCACCACGGGCTTCAGCAGGATGAGCGAGCGGCAGCTGGGCCTCTGGGACCTG AAAAACTTTGAGGAGCCCATTGCCCTGCAAGAGATGGACACGAGCAATGGGGTCCTGCTGCCTTTCTACGACGCCGATTCCAGCATCGTCTACCTCTGCGGGAAG ggtgacagcagcatcCGGTACTTTGAGATCACGGACGAGGCGCCCTACGTGCACTACCTGAACACCTACAGCAGCAAGGAGCCCCAGCGGGGCATGGGCTTCATGCCCAAGCGTGGGCTGGATGTCAGCAAGTGTGAGATCGCCAG GTTCTTCAAGCTGCACGAGCGCAAGTGCGAGCCCATTGTCATGACGGTGCCACGCAAG TCAGACCTCTTCCAGGATGACCTTTACCCCGACACGCCAGGCCCCGAGCCGGCCCTGGAGGCTGATGAGTGGCTGTCGGGGAAGGACGCAGAGCCCATCCTCATCTCGCTGCGGGATGGGTACGTCCCCATCAAGAACCGGGAGCTGAAGGTGGTCAAGAAGAACATCCTGGACAGCAAACCCCCACCAGGCCCCCGACGCAGCCACTCCACCTGCGACTCTGACTTCTCT ccagccttggaggaggtgctggaggagatCCGTGCCCTGAAGGAGATGGTCCAAGCGCAGGAGAAACGCATCTGCGACCTGGAGAACAAACTCTGCCAGTTCACCAACGGCACGGACTAG
- the ANKRD13B gene encoding ankyrin repeat domain-containing protein 13B isoform X1, giving the protein MGCPFADRPPRGIGGRGDGLSGAGRGRGKRRVSMKKKKGVMPGRATTSPMRPGGAGGPGKHRAGGGGPPRPAPPRPAPPRAAPAAPLQHARRMLASCSGRKGPEGRYPLHYLVWHNRARDLDRELSAKQADIEQLDPRGRTPLHLATTLGHLECARVLLKHGADVGKENRSGWTVLQEAVSTRDLELVQLVLRYRDYQRAIKRLAGIPVLLEKLRKAQDFYVEMKWEFTSWVPLVSKICPSDTYKVWKSGQNLRVDTTLLGFDHMTWQRGNRSFVFRGQDSSAVVMEIDHDRRVVYSETLALAGHDQEVLLAAVQPTEEQVMGRLTAPVVTTQLDTKNIAFERNKSGILGWRSEKTEMVNGYEAKVYGASNVELITRTRTEHLSDQHKGKSKGCKTPLQSFLGIAEQHVGPNNGTLITQTLSHANPTAITPEEYFNPNFELGNRDMGRPMELTTKTQKFKAKLWLCEDHPLSLCEQVAPIIDLMAISNALFAKLRDFITLRLPPGFPVKIEIPIFHILNARITFGNLNGCDEPVSSLRHSPSSEAPSPSSDSSSVSSSSSLTSCRACEMDPALFEVPRGYSVVGTHQDALREDEDDLLQFAIQQSLLEAGSEYDQVTIWEALTNSKPGTHPMSHEGRRGDRLDSPAHGIPASPRGPGAGGWPGAQRAVPQLRRAAAPGHGAVSTGAGGSGAPDTPGGGGSAADPAALADGEVTPYPH; this is encoded by the exons ATGGGGTGTCCCTTTGCAGACCGCCCCCCCCGCGGGATCGGAGGCCGCGGTGATGGGCTGAGCGGTGCGGGAAGGGGGCGAGGAAAGAGGAGGGTGagcatgaagaagaagaagggggTGATGCCGGGCAGGGCAACTACAAGTCCCATGAGGCCGGGCGGTGCGGGGGGGCCGGGGAAGCACCGGGCGGGAGGTGgcggcccgccccgccccgcgcccccccgccccgcgccgccccgcgccgcgcccgccgcgccgctcCAGCATGCACGGAGGATGCTCGCGTCTTGCTCGGGCAGGAAGGGGCCGGAGGGCAGGTACCCGCTGCACTACCTCGTCTGGCACAACCGCGCCCGTGACCTGGACCGGGAGCTCAGCGCCAAGCAG GCCGACATCGAGCAGCTGGACCCCCGAGGACGCACTCCCCTGCACCTGGCCACCACGCTGGGCCACCTCGAGTGTGCCAGGGTGCTGCTGAAGCATGGCGCTGACGTGGGCAAGGAGAACCGCAGCGGATGGACAG TCCTGCAGGAGGCTGTGAGCACCCGTGACCTGGAGCTGGTGCAGCTGGTGCTGCGCTACCGCGACTACCAGAGAGCCATCAAGCGCCTGGCCGGGATCCCCgtgctgctggagaagctgcGCAAG GCCCAGGACTTCTACGTGGAGATGAAGTGGGAGTTCACCAGCTGGG TGCCCCTGGTGTCCAAGATTTGCCCCAGCGACACCTACAAGGTGTGGAAGAGTGGCCAGAACCTGCGGGTGGACACCACACTGCTGGGCTTTGACCATATGACCTGGCAGCGGGGCAACCGCAGCTTTGTCTTCCGGGGACAAG acagcagtgcGGTGGTGATGGAGATTGACCACGACAGGCGGGTGGTGTACTCAGAGACGCTGGCCCTGGCTGGCCACGaccaggaggtgctgctggctgctgtgcagccCACCGAGGAGCAGGTGATGGGGCGGCTGACGGCCCCCGTCGTCACCACCCAGCTCGACACCAAGAACATCGCCTTCGAGAG GAACAAATCCGGGATCCTGGGATGGAGGAGCGAGAAGACGGAAATGGTGAATGGGTATGAGGCCAAG GTCTATGGTGCTTCTAACGTGGAGCTGATCACACGGACACGGACCGAGCACCTCTCAGACCAGCACAAGGGCAAGAGCAAAG gcTGTAAGACCCCCCTGCAATCCTTCCTGGGCATCGCTGAGCAGCACGTGGGGCCCAACAATGGG ACGCTGATCACGCAGACACTGAGCCACGCCAACCCCACTGCCATCACCCCTGAGGAGTACTTCAACCCCAACTTCGAGCTGGGCAACCGGGACATGGGACGGCCCATGGAGCTGACCACCAAGACACAGAA GTTCAAGGcgaagctgtggctgtgtgaggaccaccccctgtccctctgcgAGCAGGTTGCCCCCATCATCGACCTCATGGCAATAAGCAACGCGCTCTTCGCCAAGCTGCGGGACTTCATCACCCTGCGCCTCCCGCCCGGCTTCCCCGTCAAGATTG aaatccctATCTTCCATATCCTCAATGCCCGAATAACCTTCGGGAACCTCAATGGGTGTGACGAGCCAGTCAGCTCCCTgcggcacagccccagcagcgaGGCCCCCTCACCCAGCAGCGACTCCTCCAGcgtcagcagctccagctccctca CCTCGTGCCGGGCGTGTGAGATGGACCCGGCGCTGTTCGAGGTGCCCCGGGGGTACAGCGTGGTGGGCACCCACCAGGACGCCCtgagggaggatgaggatgacCTGCTGCAGTTTGCCatccagcagagcctgctggaaGCGGGCAGTGAGTATGACCAG GTGACCATTTGGGAAGCGCTGACCAACAGCAAGCCGGGCACCCACCCCATGTCGCACGAGGGCCGCCGGGGAGACAGGTTG GACTCCCCAGCACACGGCATCCCCGCGTCCCCCCGTGGCCCCGGCGCCGGGGGGTGGCCGGGGGCCCAGCGCGCTGTTCCCCAGCTACGCCGAGCAGCTGCGCCTGGCCATGGCGCTGTCAGCACGGGAGCAGGAGGAAGCGGAGCGCCGGACAcgccaggaggaggaggatctGCAGCGGATCCTGCAGCTCTCGCTGACGGAGAAGTGACCCCGTACCCGCACTGA